The following coding sequences are from one Panicum hallii strain FIL2 chromosome 5, PHallii_v3.1, whole genome shotgun sequence window:
- the LOC112894564 gene encoding formin-like protein 7, which produces MAAAHLLLLPVLLALLVGANAADPAPATIVLKDGTTCTLCASCDNPCNPSYYPPPSPPPAPVTTPCPPPPSYPAPSGGGGGGGGGGGPIVYSSPPPPASTGGGFYYPPPTGGSPGGGGGNNGASQQGGGGGGGAYPTPPPPNPFLPYFPFYYYSPPPPHYSAAWSPAATLLAVMLSGLLLLLLQW; this is translated from the coding sequence ATGGCCGCCgctcacctcctcctcctcccagtCCTCCTCGCGCTCCTCGTCGGCGCCAATGCCGCCGACCCGGCGCCGGCCACCATCGTGCTCAAGGACGGCACCACCTGCACCCTCTGCGCGTCCTGCGACAACCCCTGCAACCCCTCCTACTacccgccgccgtccccgcccCCGGCGCCCGTCACCACGCCTTGCCCGCCCCCGCCCTCCTACCCCGCcccctccggcggcggcggcggaggaggcggtggcggcggccccATCGTCTACTCGTCCCCGCCCCCTCCTGCGTCCACCGGAGGTGGCTTCTACTACCCGCCGCCCACCGGCGGGTccccgggcggcgggggcggcaacAACGGCGCCTCCCAgcagggcggcggaggcggaggcggcgcctacccgaccccgccgccgcccaaccCGTTCCTGCCCTACTTCCCCTTCTACTACtacagcccgccgccgccgcactacTCCGCCGCCTGGTCGCCGGCAGCGACGCTGCTGGCAGTGATGCTCTccgggctgctgctgctgctgctgcagtggTAG
- the LOC112895319 gene encoding uncharacterized protein LOC112895319: MDRTYKGGIKAYWKRRGYYRVDAGAAQRRPPLPTAELGGGVAQPPKPEDGSGRRRRRGWRVRRGQLGRRLLRALSPRRWLVRLRDAYVSAMLRLASSPAVGYGAGAPYCASTTHGAAFARPPQLKEYDEKVLVEIYRSILARGGPLPLAVPGDGAGAPAAATATLRLPTAV; the protein is encoded by the coding sequence ATGGACCGCACCTACAAGGGCGGCATCAAGGCGTACTGGAAGCGCCGGGGCTACTACCGCGtcgacgccggcgccgcgcagcgccggccgccgctccccaccGCGGAGCTCGGAGGTGGCGTCGCCCAGCCGCCGAAGCCGGAGGACGGCtccggccggcgccggcgccgcgggtGGCGCGTGCGCCGCGGCCAGCTGGGGCGGCGCCTGCTCCGCGCGCTCTCGCCGCGCCGGTGGCTCGTCCGGCTCCGCGACGCGTACGTGTCGGCCATGCTGCGGCTGGCCTCCTCCCCCGCCGTCGGGTACGGTGCCGGCGCGCCCTACTGCGCGTCGACGACCCACGGCGCCGCCTTCGCGCGGCCGCCGCAGCTCAAGGAGTACGACGAGAAGGTGCTGGTCGAGATCTACAGGTCCATACTCGCGCGCGGCGGGCCCCTCCCCCTCGCCGTCCccggcgacggcgccggcgcgccTGCCGCAGCCACTGCCACCCTACGGCTACCCACGGCTGTCTGA